The window TTGCATATTTTGTTTCCTATatatgatgttaaaaaaaagaaaaattctatTTGTCTATATTAACCTTTCTTTTTGTTGTGTCATGTACACAGTTTTTATGTTGCATGTTTTTCACCATTAAATTATCATCGTAAAAACTGCATGTGATAATGAGAGGTGCCATATGATGAGTTTAATCTTATATAAATTCATATATACTCATCATAAAACTTAATAGTTCGgaaaatgtaaataattatatattttctcatTACATGcaattttcaaaataatataaaattaaatcgAACTCATAAAAAAGAAACGTCAATGCAGCCCAAACCAAGCAATGGGCCATGATGGTGACAttctaaaatcgactagaggcCTTCGAAGGTTAGGATAGGATAGGGACGAAACTAATTTCAAGCATTTTTATTATTGTGTATttgtgtacaaaaaaaaaaaaaaagtatgatgtatatgtatttaatgtaATATCAGTTTGTAGAAAGTCTTTTTAGTTCTATATTTAAAGCCAACGACCCTCATTTTTAAGTGATTTTCCTTTAATAATAGGGAGGTTATGAAGTCCcatataaaaccaaaaaaatgaagtttttcATGTTGGATCAAGAGATATTTTTTCACTAATGGTGCATTTTCTCATGTTAAGTTCTACCACTCATGGCACGATAATAATTTAGTGATCTTTCACTAATTCAAATTTGCTGATAAAAACAATATTCTATATTTAAcagtttgttttttaaaacaaaCTTACAACACAATATAATAATTGTATCATAGCAAAACTGATCGCTAGTTATCTAAAGAGGAAAACTATTTTCGAACATACAAATATAGTAATGTGAAAATGAGACCGAGGCGATTGAGTTAAATTTAATACTTGAGCTTTTCTATTTTTGCAAACCGAGATGATACAATGAACATCAATGTTCCAATATTCCATTAAGCTAAAAGATATAAGTTCAAATCACAATCTTATCTTTCTTGAAAGTATTGAAcgaaaatatctatatatttacatcaaaattttattattattattattttaattaaaggtGAATTATATTCTacatcaaaattttcaattcatCTTATCGTGTATTTATAACTTTTAGGGAATTGCGGTTTTCTTACTGTATTATGATACTGTTTAATTGTAATGGTTGTATGTTATGCATAATGGATAAGTAGCACAAATTATTATAGTACAGTATAGTACATACTAGATTAAACCTGTTTGATGGATGAAATACCATGAGAATAAAATAATTACTAATTACTTATAAgtattattttatcaaatgataaatcaaatCTTATAGAAAACCATGTAAATGTAATAAAGGATATTCGGATACAACACTTTAAAAAGGTTGATTGTATTAATTACTCATAAACTTCATAATAAGACGGAAAGCGTTCTTAAtgatatatactcgtattatgtatgtataatcTGAAAGGAACATAACGTAAATTCTAgggaaaaaaaccaaaaaagagaTATAAAAGCGAACGCAGGAGATTTAAATCTAATATAAAAGCAGACATCAAAATATGcatatgaaattgataaagtaaatatgtaatttaacatatattttactatataatcggtttataaaatattagatataattatcaatataatatagttttgtattatattaaagtaGTAAACTATTTCCGATcgtacaaaaataattaaatataaagagatAAGTTACGAAGGGCGAAAACTATATTATTGATGTTAAGTAAGtgttattttatcaaataataaaccaaATTATATATAAGACCAACTAAATGtgacaaaaaaataattagatttaacactctaaaaaagttaattgtatttttttacccatatatgtaaaaaaaaaaaaaaaagaagaagttcTATCAACTTTAAACTAAGGGCATGTTTGGCATGTTTGGCAAAAGCTTTTAAGAAGTTTTTATGGAGCTTTAGAAGTTTTGTTTGAAAGGATTAGTTCGAGCTTTTATTCTGACACTAAAAGTTTTTTTACAAAATGTTGATTGAAGCAACGTTCCATTTGTGGCTTTTAGTGGTAGGAgcttttattgttttaaattacatatatacccCCGTAACACAATAGAACCAGATCAATTACACAGCACAACCTTATTTGACTCTCTTTTGTAGTCACGTTCATCTCTTATTTCAGtcttttttacaaatatattgagtatgtatatttgtatctaACTCAGTATCCtcgaaaaaaatataaaaataatgaagaaTCGTAGAAGAAACAAACCCAGTAACTGATGGCTTATATTTCACCATATGGGTAACATGAATTGGACTGTGCATTCGAGCTTGAGAattgaacttttttttgaaagggTTAGATATTATTCATCCACCTCAGAGCTCATCATAAGAAACAAAGAGtaatttaattagtttcttTGAATATATGAGGAGAAAATATGAGGAAAAAGAAATATAGGTTAGAATTGTACTTGGTGAAGAAGACATTAGTTTTATATGGATAAGAATCAAGTGGGTGGTAATGTGGTAAAGTGGTACTGGTATACAAatcttttgtgtgtgtatgtaataTGTTGTGTGTGCTCTTGTTTTTATGTAAATGTATGTACTATGTATAATATTATAAGGTGCTTGTAATTtgtctgatttttttttttatacaatttttgcTACATGCTACCCGTACatgaataaatatatgatacatATTTATTGAGTATTGATTCACCTTCTATCAAAAGAGATTTTTGAGACGAtgagtattaaattataaaacttacGGGTCAtaagacaacattttttttacattttagttttgtcattttttgtcattttatacaTTGAAATAACAGCTACAATTATCATGTCAAAcgtttttattaagtaaaagcTTATGCTAACAGCTTTGGTGAAAAGCTATAGCTTACAACTCCAACAAAAAACTACACCTATCAGCTACTAGCTACATCTACTTtcgccaaacataccctaagtttttatatataaagtcgTAGCAATCATGCATTGAAAATCTTACATAATTAATAAGTTGCAATATAAATAGAGACTTTAAATAATCATTACCATTAATTCTGTTTAAATATTAAGTCTGTTATTCAAGATTCTAGATATATAAATTACGTAGGGCGCCCTAACTTACACATTCATCaaactattaaatatattaaaaaaacgtatatgtgaaaaatataacataataaatatctattatcatattattattatattaaattaaaattgtatataaattttgcTTAGCTAACTATATCTTTATTTGGTATATatcttaaaatgttaaaataaagtttatataaaaaatacgtATTAGTACAAAAAAACATAATAGATatctattattaatattaagttttaagttaaattttaaaataccaaaaataagcAAAATTTTTTACAATTTGACAAGTAAGCAAAAATCCTACATGTCATTGAAAAAAAGTGTCACATAAGCATATTtatatcatctcttagttatatagaaagAAATTAGTATAAAAGAGTAATCATGTACGTATTTTATAGTATTTTAAACTATGAGTGAAAATTTCACAATTTCACTGGCGCAAAGATAATAATATGAGTGAAAATTTCAAGCTGTTAACTCATTATAATTAGCTTGATACAAATTAATTTACTTTCAACATTTTAAATGTTGAGGCACGTACAAGGGAGTCTGAATAAGTGAGAAAGAGATTTCTTACCAACTGATcgaaaatttaaagaaaaaaaaattgtgaatgAAGTTTTGatgaaacatatatgtaaagTCAATTTGGCAAAGGTTAGAGGCCCCAATATTGTAGGTTGGTTGTCTTGTCCAACTTAGATGCCTTTTAAACTTTTTACATAGTTCCAAATCGATCCCCTACCACTTTCATGCGTAGAAAGCATTACGGTGCACTTTTTTAAGTTTTGTGGGTAGATTGTATACGTTGAAAGAGAAATGATTTTAAGTCTCATTCACTTGGAGAAATGAAGATACAATGGAAGACAAGTGACTTGAAgaaatgatattaaaaaaaaggaaatgggaACATCATCTAATTGTtggttaatatttttataaaagttaagggtggtatttcacatgtaaattgTCATCCGTACCTCTAATTTGTTAAAATTAAGACTTAAGAATACTTTTGTCGTTTAACAAAATTCCGACATACATTTGGCAGAAACTGGCATAGACAAATACATATTTGGGCAGCCTATTAAAGCTCTTAATTTAAATGGATGTGATTATTGAAAAATCATGACCACTTGGGTGATATTAACATACATTATACCGAAAAAACAAGAATTATGTCATGTCTATTTCATCTTAGCCAAGTTTTATGACCTTTATCTATATGAGTCGAGATTGATACCTCTACAAATATCCAATATAAACGACATAAAACATAGATATTTATAAAATGCGGAATATGAAAGCTATAAGATCATCTATATTCTTATTGGAAGTCACTTCAAAAAAACCAAAGGGCAAATAATCGTAAGTGGACGTCGAGGCGATATGTAGACGAGCTAGGGCCGAGACAGGGAAGGGTACGGTTCACATACTATATATCTTAATTTGTATGTAGCCTCCTGAAACCTGTTATTAAGGTTAGtctattttattatgtcaaCATAGAACGAACCATGAAACAAGTGGCTTGTGACATTGTCTTTCTTGATAAGCATATCTCTCCTACTTTGGGACCAAATTAGAGTACATATTATTACACTACTGGACCAGAAGAGATGTACATTTAAAGTAGCTAACAATCCTAACCATTCATACTTTTAATATAGataataccatttttttttccctttgtctttcttcttttaaaaatagtggaaattttaagaaaacttCTCCTGCCAGTACTCAGAGACAGGAATGGACCATGATAGTGACATCTCAAATCTTACTAGAGGTTAGATTATGGAAGACATTAGTTATGAGCTATTTTCAGTTTTATCAACAAGGGTGGATTGGTGTAGAAATAAAGAATTTATCAGtccttcttttttaaatttgaccTTGAATATCTTTATTTGTATCATAtgataattaatgaaaaatttATATGTGAATTGGCGTTCACATGCATTTccattgatataattttaatcgagtattatataataaaaacaaaaaaaaataaagtcaaaagtcgaaaaaaaaacttcaaaaagtCAATCAAGACATGTAAATTGAGAGAGGGAATATTATGTAAAACCAAAGTAATTCTAAAAGTTTAATCGTATATAAGTGGCCATTTAATAATTTGCATGAGTTGTGGCAATGTTGACTTACATTTTTGCctaaaattattttgttgtaaAAGAGAAGTGTGTTGCAAATGTGCACACTGGTTGCTTGGTTAAAACCTTTTGTGTTGGATCCTTATTTATATCTCTTCAATCATGACTCATAAATGTATACTTACTTGCATATAAAGTAATATGATAACCTTTTGCTTTAACACACAACGTGGGTAAAATCATCCTCATTTAGTAATTATGAGTCTAAAATGACTCTTCTATCCTCTGATtaggacttttttttttttctcttcattttGTAACACTCCAAAAATCTTAAAGGAATGGGTTGGCCCAAGACCTTCAGATCACAATTACACATTCTTTCGTATTAGTGTTGAAATAGTCTTTCATAGATGTAAGCTTGTTGTAGATCCAGTCTATGAGACAAAATGAGTTGTTAGTAGTCAATCTTACACCTCATTATTTACTAGTACCTCACAACTACTACATATATACTccaatttttatataaacaaaaatggtTAGAGATTTATTGTGAAATCAAATAATGGGATTTGTAGGATTTTTTTCATAGTAGTCAAACAACTGTTCTGATTCCTTTATTAAACTATAATACCTGGAAATCAGCTAGTTGATTAAAGTttctttgtaattttgtatgttgTAATATCGACGATGTGTGAGTAATTTAAGTCCGCCGGTTTATGAGTTGGACGATTTTTGCCATTTTGAAGTTGCACCAAGCACCTAGAAACAATAGCTAGAATGCGAATGTAGCGTTGCAAGCTAGTATGGATAGAAGTTATTGTGTAATTTTTTTGGTAAACGAATAAATGGATTAAGTTTTCGTTGTTCATGTTACCTTGTAAGGTGGAGTCTTTGACTGAGATCTACGCCGGCCTAATCAGGTATCCCACGACCATTTTTTATATCCGTGTACCTAGGGAGGTTTTAACcataattattttctttcttttgaagaTTATCATATTAATTTCAGGAATATTGTTGGGTAGTTGAAATGTAGCTTCTGCAATAGTACTATGTAAATGATGACAGAAGCCTTTTAAAGAAAAAGTAGTGTCATTAACTCGTACTCAAATGCAATTGTTTGGTGAAACATAATGATGGTAGTACAAAACTAATCAACTATTACTAGAATGTCCAAACTTCCTTTATGAACTTTTTAACATGAGaattatgtaaataaaaagtaataaagtCAATTTGTTACATTGATGGACACTATGAAATTAGATAAAAATTAGGCCTGAAAAGGTgtcaaaaaataaaaccaacatTGTTCAAAGCAACAAAGGATACTTGCTAAGATGAAAGAAAGAGACATAAAGTGAAGAAAGAGAGTGATTTGTAGGTATATGAGCAAAGATAATTAGTGACAGGCTGGTGTAAATGGACCATCCTTAATCATCATAATTGATGATAAACAAATGAAACCCCACATGGAAACATCTTCAATCAATCTTCCCTAACtgttctcttttttatttttatgccttttgtttttctttgttttcttctCCCTTAATCATAATTCATCTTGCTTTCTATTCACTTTTAACCAAAGTCTGAAAAAAGTTAGTTACTTGCAGCGTGAAAACGCTTTTAAACCTTGTGCGAAGAGTAAACGTTAGATGGATGAGATTTTCCCTTTGCGAATTACCCGGGGATGGAAAGTCCTCTGACTCGCACGTACTCGGCCAAACTATACATAAACcatgttttaaaaaatgaaaaaacgtTAATGTTTGCCTACGCTTGTGGGCAAATCAATGTGGGATCCCTCTTGTTTCGATTATTTAGCCAACCACGGACGGACAGAGGATTGAACTTAACTGACCATGTTTGGCATTCCTTTTACAATTTCCACCAGATTGACAACTTTAAGTTCATGTAATTGTCAATGTCATTCTTCAACAAATTTGGCCACGACTACAGTTTGGTAGATATTAAATCAAATTAGCCAATACCCATCTCTTTAGTTACATTCTCTTGTACTCTAATTTAGAACTACTCCCATCAACCAAAATAAATGATCAAAAAACAAACTGAAAAAATCATTTGAACAGATAGTAAATtgttgttgaaattgaatgacGCCCAACTAGACTCGTTAAAATGGTTAAAACATTGCAATTTGCAAGGGCAACTTAAAGAACCAGAATTTTAGATGACATGATTGCATTTTGTCTACTTATTTGGTTAGCTAACAATCTTAGCACctgaaagtttgaaactttcTTTTATCTAATCTCAAACGTGTAAGAGTATATCATCGTTGGAACAAAAACTTCTAtcttgaaagaaagaaagaaagaaaaagaaacaggGTGTGAAGTGATATGGATTCCAATGTTGATTTTTTGGAAGGTTGCAAGAGAATTTGGGAGCCAGGCTTTCATGTAAAGTTTGGCTGTCTATCTCTTAAGGGGTATCTTTCTACATCTAAACACCACTACTTTAAACATTCTACTtatccaaaaagattttcttttttcatcatCAGTTTCTAAAGCAGATGATTGCCAATTAAAAAGGTCTTTGATTCCTTGGCCAAAGTCAGATCTTCACCAGGCCCAACATGCGATTTTGATTCGCTTTCTCTCCTGTCTTTGTAATAATGTCTTGATAATTTGCGGTTTTGGACCAAATCTTTAACAACGCTATAGTATGTACTTTGGTTACTTAGAACTTTACGTGTGTTTTACGCATACCATTTCTTCTCTAATTATCACCTGCTAATAAAGAAATAACCGCAAAAAACATGATAGTTGTACACTATCATTTGTATGGACTACTGTTGGTCAATCTTagtatacttgtatatatacaagCATATACATCGACACACATCACACATACAAACATGTTACTATATGTGGATACATAGATAAATTGTGGGTCTGTACATATGGGCGTGGCTATGCTTAATATTATGGATATATTACAATGAGAGTGTAACACTTCATTTCTAGCTTCATACAATTCTAATGTAAATAATACTGTCGTAAATCATAGTTACATTCTTGTAAATGAATTAGTACTCCAACTTTAAGGTTACTTACCCTTGAAATTGGGCAAGCCTATATCTATATAGGTCATATTACCAAGTTTAAGAACAAATGTACAATGTTCTGTTATTATAAATAGTACAGGGAAATAAAGTATCATTTGGGGGAGTAGTTTTATTCTAATTGTTTTCATTCATGGTGGTGAGAGACACACAACATAAGAGTGGACCTTTTAACTATAGTGTTACGTGATTTACATTCTCTTATGTTGTTTGTGGACCGGTCAGTGAGTGACCGATAATGAGTCggttatcttcttcttcttttgctgTCATTCAGggtagaaaaagaaaagtggGATGAAAGGGTTGTCAATCTTGGGTTCCATTATAGAGTTAAGTTAAAGTCCCCACTAACAGCTGGTTTACAATCAAGAATAACAAAATTCAACTATCTAATCTTCATTCTAAAAGCACCATCTTTTCTTATTGTTAAGTCTCTCTTGCAAATTTCAATTTTCTTGCCCCTGATTAAGACACCTCTGAAAAGAAAAATCACCAtcatattcaaaatcaaatatgatttattttttatgtggGGTGGGCCAGAAAATTGAGGAAATTTGCTATTTCTTATTGGATCTTGAAAAAAATATCTTAAGAGTGTACGAAATTATCTGCATAATCAACGGTCGAGTACTATTCTGGATCATTTTTTCTAGGTGCTTATGTTGTGGATCAGTCCTTTATAACTAACTAATCTTTCAATGATATATGCAAAGCTATGAACCGGCCAAATACGTTTGTTAGAGCCCAGACCCACACGAAAGGTGATAACACGATATATGTTGGAGACGCATACAGAAAGATAAGTAATGAAACTTGTTGAGATAAGCAAAAATAATGATTAGATTTATATCATAATGTTAAGAAATTATGTGAAAAAAACAAGGTTGCAGGCTCTTTCTTCCCATCAACCCTTGCAAACATGTTACAACATTTTACATAGTTTATAGTACTCCCACCACTGCGACGATAAACTTATAGAAATTAGTTCTAGGATtatacaaacaaatttttttgtaaaaataagaTATCAGGTGAAGATATGTCTTCTTCCTTTCTCTATACAAATGTTCTTCTTGACTAACGGCCTATATAATTAAGTCAACAAATTTGATATCATAGTTCAACTTTCATTTGGCCCGTGCCTATTGTTCCTGCATCAATCAAGGAGTACATACATTAGATTAAATCACTAATTAGACATTAGTTGactttttttaatgacaaaGTCAACTCACCGTGGAAGCTTGGTCCTTGATTTTGGCCAAATCCCATCTGTACAACACTCTGAAGATCATTTTCCCAAAACGCAGAAGCctgaaatgtttttgttttaacaaaaatcaacaacaaaaaattgcTGGATAAGACGCTTTGTTGATTAAAATGAATTTATCACTTACTTCTCCAAAACCATCAATATGTGATGGTTTCATGTTTGAAGCACGGTGCATCATAGCCATCAATGGGTTCTCTGGCCCGTCATGAACCATGCCATAAAATGGCTGAACCGATGCATCCAAATGGTTCATGGCATTCATCATGGAAGCCCGAGTCTGAAAACATGCCAAAAGTAAGCTAAATAACTTGAAAACTCAAAGTTATCACGCCTCATTTTAAGAAAGATTATGAAAGCTTACGTCTTTAGATAAAAGTGCTTCCATGTTCACATCTGTCCTAGGATTAACGGTTGCTAATTTCATTGACAAAAACTACGCGCAAATAAACATAAAACGTTTAAGAAACTTAATATGCATTCCCTAAAATATATTATGCAATGCTATGATATACGAATACTATACTAGTAACTAGATTTTTTATATACCTCGACTTGCCTCTGCAATGACTGTACGTAgttaataatctcatcaagcaTAACAGCTTTTCCGGTCacctataaaataaaaactcccTCTTATATCCACAACCAAAATTTACCATATTTCATAAaatgatgtcattatttagtaaaaaatgtgtttttaccTTGTTACAACCAGGGACAAGATCTTGAAGGAACTTCATTCTTTCACTAATCTTTTCTCTCCTAACCTAAAATTTCCGAATACTACgcataagaaaatgaaaacaaatatgGGAACAGAATCGAAATAGAATGATGAAAGTGGAAAATACCCTTTCTGCAAGACTATGACTATCAGTAGCTTGACCCCTTCTTGCTCTGACATGAATATAGTCCTTTGGTGGCTCTGCTAATTTCGCATTTTCCTTTGTTTGTTTCGGATTCTTATTCCCCtcttccttttccttttctttttctttttccattccATTCCCTTCTTCATCTGACTTGCTTCTTTTTGCATCTGATTCCTCTTTCTCCGCCTGCAAATTTCGAAAAAGGTCTTTAATTTATCCCAAAAAAATgttcaacaaaaatattgaATAAACTAACCTTGTTATCTTTAGCAGACAAAGTACTAATTTGGGTTTCTTTTCCTTTCCCTTTCGAAATGGCCTTTCGTTTTCTACAATTAGCATTTACATTTTGACCTTTGTCGATTCCGGTGATTTGTTCAGACAAAGATGATTCCTCTTTGGAATTATCCAACTCCTTgttgttttcttgattcaaagaCATTAACAATCTACTACTAAACTTCTTCTCAGCAGAAGATGGAATCCCTGATTCCACCATTTGAGGGAATTCTGATTCTTTCATGCCAAAGCTAGAAAACCTTGCAGCTCTTTCAACAAACCCAGGATCTGCAGGGAATGGTGCAGGTGGTAATTGGTGATTCCGGGGAATTCCCAAATTCCCCGGAATCTTGTTCAAATGATGATCCATGATTGAAAGATTAAGCTTTGGTGGCGAATTCAACGGTGTGTTGTAACATGATGTATTAGTACTATTATTTCCTTGAATGCAAGATTCTGGTGATATTTCACCAGAATTACATATACTTCCTAATCTGCCAATAAGTTCTTTTAGAACTACACTCTCACCTCCTGTAATGGCACGCCCCGGAATTGGAATCCCGGGGTGTGAGCTGACCGGAGACGAGACAATGGAACTCAATGCCGATTCAAAGGGATCGCTCTGATCCACAGAGTGATCCCAATTACCATTAAAAAAGCAATTGGGATTCTGTTTTGAGCTAGAATTCATTTCACCAACTTGGGTTTCCAATTCCATTCCAAAGATTGAATTCCAGGCTTGTGGGATTCCAATTCCATTGGTTTGATGGGCATTAAAAAAACCATCTTTTTCCATTTTTGATCAGATATCCTCAAGTGGGTATTGTGTGTTTGAGTGAATTAT is drawn from Erigeron canadensis isolate Cc75 chromosome 9, C_canadensis_v1, whole genome shotgun sequence and contains these coding sequences:
- the LOC122581161 gene encoding transcription factor bHLH62-like, which codes for MEKDGFFNAHQTNGIGIPQAWNSIFGMELETQVGEMNSSSKQNPNCFFNGNWDHSVDQSDPFESALSSIVSSPVSSHPGIPIPGRAITGGESVVLKELIGRLGSICNSGEISPESCIQGNNSTNTSCYNTPLNSPPKLNLSIMDHHLNKIPGNLGIPRNHQLPPAPFPADPGFVERAARFSSFGMKESEFPQMVESGIPSSAEKKFSSRLLMSLNQENNKELDNSKEESSLSEQITGIDKGQNVNANCRKRKAISKGKGKETQISTLSAKDNKAEKEESDAKRSKSDEEGNGMEKEKEKEKEEGNKNPKQTKENAKLAEPPKDYIHVRARRGQATDSHSLAERVRREKISERMKFLQDLVPGCNKVTGKAVMLDEIINYVQSLQRQVEFLSMKLATVNPRTDVNMEALLSKDTRASMMNAMNHLDASVQPFYGMVHDGPENPLMAMMHRASNMKPSHIDGFGEASAFWENDLQSVVQMGFGQNQGPSFHGTIGTGQMKVEL